The window GTCGTATATTTTGATCTCCCCACAAAAAAGGAGATGCAAAAGCATCTCCTGAGTATTTTTAATATGATAATTTCTTATTCAAATTTCAGTACAAACATTATCGCTCTGGTCTGTAATGTAGATACTGCAGAAGCCCAGTAAGGAGGTGTAGTAGCATTATCAGCCACTTTTTCATTATTCATGAAGAATGTTCCTCTGATGGCAGGCGTCAGTTTAAATTTGTTAAAATAAAACTGAATTCCCATTTCTGCAGACCATGCGAAGTTATGGGTAGTAGATCTGAAGATCTGCTGCATATTGTCATCCGTAGAACTGGAATTAGACTGTAGGTTCACTATGTAGTTCACCCCCGCAGCAACATAAGGCCTTGAATTATACCATCTTCGTCCGTGAAGCTCCAAAAGTACCGGAATGTCAACCAATGTAGATTTAATATCCCTTACTTTATCTTTTTCCTGTAAAGGGATTGGCGTGAAAGGAGGATTAGTTACAGATCCACCTGCATAATCATCATTGGATTGAGTATTAAAAGTCAGCTGTCTTTGTGCAAACTGCAGCCCCGGCTCTACTCTTACATCCAGATAATCATTCAGTCTCCATTTTGCAATAAGCCCGGCACCGAAGCTGTAACTTTCTTTGGTACTGGTAACAAGATTTTGATTATCTTTCATCCCATAGGTTGGATGTAATACGATTCGGTAGCCCAGTTTATTCCCGTTCAAATAAAAACCCCAACTGAATTTCTGCTCGTCGAAATCTTCCAACTTATCCATTCTGTTTCGGGTTCTAAATTGCGCGTTTGCAAAAACGGCAACATTTACTGAGGTTAAAACCAGTGCTTTTAATAGAAATTTATTCATAGGTTACTTTGTTGCTTTATAAATTGTGGCTATACCTAAACTTAGTTTTTTATATTCAACTTTCTTAAATCCCGTATCTAAAAGAATTTGCTTCATCTTCTCCCCCAAAAGGAAAAGCATTTACAGAATCCGGAAGGTATGTATACGCCCTATTATCTTTAGAAACCAACCTGCCTATTGCAGGCAATATATTTTTGAAATAAAACATATAAAATGGTCCCATGAAACCCTCAACCTTTGAAAACTCCAGTATATAAACACTCTTGTTATCTTTCACTACTCTTCTTAACTCTGCCAAACCTTTGGTAAGGTTCTCAAAATTCCTTACTCCAAATGCAACGGAAACAGCATCAAATCTATTGTCCTCGAAAGGTAAATTTTCTGCATCTCCTTTTTGCATGGAAATTTTGCCGTCTAATTTAAGTTTTTTTATTTTAATAACGCCAACATTGAGCATTTGTTGTGATAAATCTAAACCAACTACTTTTGAACCGGTTCCTTTTTCAATTGTAATTGCCAGATCTCCCGTTCCTGTAGCCACATCCAGTACTTCTTGCGGGTTATCATTTTTCATCCATTTCACCAATGTATTCCTCCATAAAACGTCAATTTTCATGGATAAAACATGGTTTAAAAGGTCATACTTCGGCGCAATATTGTCGAACATATCCTCTACCTGGCTTTTCTTTGTAGCCTCAGAATTGTAGGGAGTAACTTTAGTGATATCTTTTGTCAAAACTTAAAACTTGTAATATTCTTTATAATAATTTAGGAAATCCTGTTTTCTGAAGACCTTTGATCTCGATTCCACTTTCTGGACATTCTTGATCACCTTGTCATAATCTTCATCTACATTGTAATAAAAATCTTCTGTGTAAAGCTTATTGAAACGCTTTGCTCCTCCGTAGTAATCCTTTCCGTCAATCACAGTCTTGTCAAGCGCTGTCAATAACGAATCTTTTTTAAGGTTATACCCGTAGTACTGATCATTCACGTAGTAATCCTGATGCGCAATATTGAGCAGACCACGAAGTTTGTTAACTTCAAATGCAGAATCATAAAGCATTTTTTTATTCTGATCGAAAACCTGAATAGAGTTTTTTCCCTTATTCAAATCCACATGCACATACTGCCCCGCTGATATAATACCTTCAGAACCATTATTGATCTTAAAGTAATACGTGTTCGGGGTAGGATTATCTACCACATAATAATTCTTCTTGGCTAAAAAAAGGAAGTAGATCCCAAAGGCAACGATAAACGCCACACCTGCAATAAGTAAGCCTTTTAAGGATGGGTTGTTTTTCATAGATTGTAAAGTACAATTTTTGCAAATTTAATAATATTTTTAATTCTTCGTTATTAATATTAATTATTAACTTTGCATCTTTAAAAAATCATATAAACGAATGCCGAATACGATCATTATTGGCTCTGGATCTTACATTCCGAACAGAGTTATTGGTAGAGATTACTTCATGAATTCCGAGTTCTACACTGAAGACGGAGTAAAGATTGAAAAACCTGTGGAAGAGACCATTGCGAAGTTTGTAGAAATTACAGAAATCGAAAACAGGAGATTCATTGAGGATGATCTTTCCAATTCACAGATCGGTTATGAAGCCGCAAAAATTGCCCTTGAGGATGCAAAAGTAAACGGTGAAGAACTGGATTATATCATTTACGCTAGTAATTTCGGGGAAGTTACTGAGAATGGATATGCGGACTTTATGCCAACAATGGCAGCAAGAGTTAAAAATAAACTGGGAATCAAAAACAGAAAATGTGTAACATATGACATGATTTTTGGATGCCCGGGATGGGTGGAAGGTATGATTTTAGCAGACAACCTCATCAAAGCTAAAGCAGCCAAAACCATCCTTATTATCGGAGCTGAAACTTTAAGCCGTGTAACAGATCCACACGACAGAAACAGAATGATCTTTGCTGATGGAGCCGGTGCGGTAGTGGTAAAAGCAACAAATGAAGAAAATGTAGGAATTATCGCTCATAATACTATTTGCGATAACGGCCCTGAATTAAACTATCTTGAAAATCAACCTTCTATCAACAAAGAAGTAGATCAAAAACGTTTGTATGTAAGAATGTTAGGTAGAAAAATCTATGAATACGCTCTTAAAAATGTTCCTGTAGCCATCAAAGACACCATTACAGATGCTGGCCTTTCTATTGAAGACATCGATAAAATCCTTATCCACCAAGCTAATGCAAAAATGGATTACGCAATGATCGAAAGACTTCACAGACTTTATGATGTAAAAGAATATGATCACGCCATCTCTCCCATGACAATCCAAGACCTTGGAAATACATCTGTTGCAACTATTCCTACTATGTATGATTTAATAATTAAAGGAAAAATGGAGGGTCAATCGTTTAAAGAGAATGGTAACATTGTAATGACTTCGGTAGGTGCCGGAATGAACATCAATGCTATCGTTTACAGATTTCCTTAAAAATAATTTTAATTAAAAATATAAAAAGCACAAAGGAAGTCTTCTTTTGTGCTTTTTTTGAATCAGAATATGCAAAAGAATTTTCTAATTATCGCCGGAATCTTCCTATTTCTGGAAGTTTATATTTATCAGGCTGTAAGAACGCTGACCGATAATTTCTGGATAAGATCCAGCTATTGGGTAATTTCTTTACTCATATACGGAATATTCGCTTACGAAGTCACCCATTTCCAGAAGTCAGACCGAAGTACAGTGAGAGCCCAGATCATGATCTCCTTATTTCTGGTATTTATCCTTCCAAAAATATTTATTGTTTTATTCTTATTAATTGATGATCTCATCAGAATCGGAGGTTATCTGATTGGTTTCGCAAAACCTTCGGAGAATTTCTTCCCGGAAAGAAGAAAGTTCCTGAGCCTTGTTGGATTAGGAATGAGCGGTGTTCTTTCAGCTCTTTTCATAGATGGTATTACGTTTGGGAAATACAGGCATAAAGTAAGGAGAGTAAGGGTAAATTTCACCAATCTGCCAAAAAGCTTTAAAGGATATAAAATCATTCAGATCTCCGATGTTCACAGTGGAAGCTTTTCTGATCCAAGCAAATTACAACATGCTGTTGACTTAATTAACGAGCAAAAACCTGATCTCGTTTTATTTACCGGAGACATGGTGAATAATGTAGCTGATGAATTTAAACCATTTATTCCTTTATTTTCACAAATTAAGGCCAAAGATGGCAAGTTTGCCGTATTAGGAAACCATGATTACGGAGATTATGTAACCTGGAAATCACCTGCTGCTAAAAAAGAAAACCTAGATACTTTGATTGGCTATGAAAAACAGGCCGGTTTTGATATGCTGAGAAATGAACATAGAGTGATTGAGAAAAACGGAGAGAAAATATACATTCTTGGAGTTGAAAACTGGGGACTTAAACCATTCCCTCAGTTTGGTAAAATTGATGATGCTTTGAAAGGAGTACCTGATTCCGCTACAAAGATCTTAATGAGCCATGACCCCACTCACTTTGATTATGTGGTAAAAAAACACCCTAAGGACATTCACCTAACCCTTTCAGGACATACTCATGGAATGCAGTTCGGTTTAGATCTTAAAAATATAAAATGGTCACCGGTACAGTATAAATATCCAAAATGGGCTGATCTTTATGAAAGTGAAGGAAAACTACTGTATGTCAACAGAGGATTTGGAGTATTGGGATACCCAGGAAGAGTTGGAGTATTGCCGGAGATTACTCTTTTTGAGTTGAGCTAGAGGTCCGGGCTTCGGGATGTGAGTTATTAGTTGCTGGTTGTTTGGTTGCGAGTTTATTTTGTTTCGAGTTACGGATTGTTTTTGCTCCTGTTATCTACAACGTCAAACTCTCAAACTCAAAATCTCTAATCCCTTTAACCTGAAACCTACTACCTAACATCTGCCACCTAAAAAATATAATCCTTCATACGGGAAGTGGCCATTTCTTTTTCATTAATAAAAGAAAGAAAGTCCTCCAGCTTATCCTCCATTTTTCTGCCTGAAAACAATGCCCTGTAAAAAGGAATATCAAAACGGTATTTATTAAAGTCTGTAAACTGCCAGATGTTAAGATAAATCAGAACAAACTCTTCGTTCTGCAATGTCTCCATCACCATATTCTGATAATACTTCATCGGTAGAATCTGGAATACAAAATCGTTGTAAGGTAATTGACTGTAAGGAGAGATACTTTCCGGCACAATACTAAGCCCATCTTCTTCTGTAATTTCAGTATCTCTTTTCAGACGTTTGAACGGAAAAAGGATATTCGCATTATCGATATTGGAGACATAATTAAACTCCAAAAGCTTCAGATTTTCCTGCGGGATTTTTACATCTTTCTGACGAATTCCCCGGATTTGTTTTTCCAGAAGATCCTGAATATTTTTCTTGGCGTTTTCGATTTCCTCAAGACTTGAGCCTTGATTATAAAAAGCAATTTCATGCCCTTTGGATGAAATTGCTTTTATAAGATTTTGCAATTTTTCAGTGAGAGAAATCTCTACAAAAAAACTTGCTTTTGTATCATGAATATCTAAAATTCTGAGAATCGCTTTTGTATTCTCTTCTGTTATTTTCAACCTTTCATCACCGGTAATCTGGAAATCTTTTTTCGTTCCAGCTTCAATTTTTGCAATGTTAAAAGTCAATAATATCATTTAAATTAAATTTTAGATAAAAATTACAATTAATTAAAAATCAGATGTTAAATAAATAATCAATTAAAGAATTACTTTACATAATTAATTCTTAGCTAATTTTACTTTAAGATTCTTAATCATATCTTTTGACATTTCGGAAATCCCGAAATCATAAGTCAGTCCCCAATCTTTTTAGCAACAGAATCATCAATAGAAGCTGGCCATGAATCTGCAATTGCCTGTCTGAAATCTGGGTTATAATCAATACTGAAATCAGGGATTTCTTTCTTGATTTCTTCAGCCAATTCTTTTGGTGTAAATGACATTCCACCTAAATTATAAGATGAACGAACGGTCAAACTTTCCTTCGGAGCATCCATTAATTTCAGGGTAGCGTTGATCGCATCATCCATATACAACATTGGCATTCCTGTATTCTCGGAAATAAAGCTTGTATACTTTCCGTCTTCAATTGCTTTATAGAAAATCTCAACAGCATAGTCAGTTGTTCCACCACCAGCCGGAGTCTTCCAAGAGATCAATCCAGGGTATCTGATACTTCTTACATCCACTCCATATTTGTCGAAGTAATATTCACACCACTTCTCCCCTGCCATCTTAGAAATTCCGTACACTGTTGTTGGATTCAGCACTACATCCTGCCCCACCTCGTGCTTTGGAATTCCTTTCCCAAACACTGCGATAGAACTTGGCCAAAAGATCTTTTTAAGAAGCCCTTCTTTCGCCATTTCACAAAAATGAAGAAGAGGTTCAAGATTTAATTTCCAAGCGAAAATTGGCTGCTTTTCCGAAGTTCCGGATAAAAGGGAAGCAAGGTGATACACTGTAGTAATGTCATAGTCTTTTACGACCTGTCTCACTAATTGAGTATTGGTAACATCCATTCTCTCGTAATGACCCGCTGAAGTAATTCCTTCCTGCCATCTGTCCAGACCTGAAGCGACAACATTTTCCGCTCCGTGAATTTCAACAAGTCTATTGGTAAGTTCGGTACCGATTTGTCCCAAGGCACCTGTAATTAGTATTCTTTCCGTATAGGATTCCATTTTTCAGATTTTTTTAGAATTGTACAAAAGTAAAAAAACATGCCAACCATAATAATAAAGGTGAATTTAAAATGTATTCCCAAATTGCCATGAAAATTTTCTAAGTTAAATACTGAGAAAAGCGGGAAGCCTGAAGCTTGAAGAAGGAAGTTATTAAAGTCTTAAAACCCTGAAAAATCAACAATATAACCTATGAGCACCCTTACATAGGTTATAAAACCAACAGAAACTTCCAGCTCCCCTCTTCCAGCTTCCCAGCCCCCCCTCCTTACTTTCATTATTCCAAATCAAGGTTATTGATCTAATTTCCATATTTTTGTTATAAGAAAAACAATCATTATGAAGAAGATCTTAATTGCTTCGATTATATTGGCCAGCCACCTTAGCTGGGCTCAGTTTACAGATATCAATATCATAAAGGAGGTAAAGGTTAAAAATAAAGGTGTAGTGGTATCCGCACATCCACTGGCAAGTGAAGCAGGCGCAAAGATCCTGAGAATGGGCGGAAACGCCTATGATGCTATTACAGCTACTCAATATGCATTAGCAGTAGTGTATCCGCAGGCAGGAAACATTGGTGGTGGCGGGTTTCTGGTAGGGGTAAAAAATAATGGTGAAAAATTCACTTTAGATTACCGGGAAACAGCTCCTAAAAAAGCTTCCAGAGACATGTATCTTGATAAAAACGGTAAAGCCAACACTGATTTATCTCAAAACGGACGCCTGGCAGTAGGTATTCCCGGTAGTGTTGCAGGGTTCTTTGCTACGCTCAAATACTGTAAACTTCCAATGGAAAAAATCATTCAGCCCGCTATTGATCTTGCTGAACAGGGATTTGCGATTACTGAACAGGAAGCTGATATGCTTAACAACAATAAGGAACATTTCAAGAAACATAATAAATCTGCTATTATTTTCGTGAAGGATGCTCCGTGGAAAGCTGGCGATCTTTTAATACAGAAAGATCTGGCAGAAACTTTAAAATTGATCCAAAAACTAGGCGCAAAAGGATTCTATGAAGGCAAAACAGCAGACCTTCTTATTTCTGAAATGAAAAAAGGAAACGGAATCATTACGCTGGAAGACCTTAAAAATTATAAGGTTGCAGAAAGAAAAGCCCTGGAGTTTGAGTATAAAGGAAACAATGTGGTATCAATGCCATTACCTTCCAGTGGAGGGTTACTTCTTGCTCAGATGCTAAGAATGGCAAGCTTTGAAAATCTTGAAAAATATCAGCAAAACTCAGCACAGGCTGTCCAGATCATGACAGAGGCGGAAAGAAGAGCTTTTGCAGACAGAGCAGAATATATGGGTGACCCTGATTTTATTCAGGATAAAACTTCTTATTTGATCTCCGACGAATATTTAAAAGGCAGATGGAAAAGCTTCAGTTTTGATAAGGCTACTCCAAGTTCAGAAGTGGGAAAAATCATAGAACAACCTAAAGAATCTACCCAAACGACTCACATCTCAGTGCTTGATAAGGATGGAAATGCCGCATCTGTAACTACTACCCTGAACGGATATTACGGAAGTAAGGTTTTGGTTTCCGGAGCAGGATTCTTCTTAAATAATGAAATGGATGATTTTTCCATCAAACCAGGAGTTCCGAATATGTTTGGAGCAGTAGGTGGAGAAGCCAATGCTATTCAGCCGAATAAAAGAATGCTTTCTTCCATGACTCCTACCATTCTGCTTAAAAACGGAAAACCTTATATGGTAGTGGGAACTCCGGGAGGAACTACCATTCCGACCTCTGTATACCAATCTATCGTTAATGTAGTTGATTTCAAGCAAAATGCAAATATTGCAGTTAATGCTCCTAAATTCCATCATCAGTGGTTACCAGAAACCATAAAAGTGGAAAATAATTTCCCGGAAAGCACTATTGCTGAGCTGAAAAAGAAAAATTACACCTTCGAAAAGGTAAAACAGATCGGAAAAACAGAAGTGATCGTCCTTGATGAAAACGGAAATATCCATGCTGTGGCGGACGGACGTGGAGACGATTCTGTAGCAGTAGAATAGATACTTACCTTGCAAGTCCTATAACTTCGGCTTCATTCTGTACACGATTTTATCTGCAGAATGAAGCCGAAGTCTTTTTTACCCCCCTCTAAACCTAAAGCAACAGATTAATTTCCATGACTTTTGTCAGTTTTTAAGATGAAATTTCTTAATTTTCGCCCTTAAAAAAACAAAACGACTGTTCATTGAAAGCAAAAAAAAATATACAATCAGCTTTATTTTCAGGTGATCATTGCAATAACTGCAGGTATTCTCCTTGGAAACTTTTACCCCGAACTGGGAGAAAAAATGAAGCCTTTAGGGGACGGCTTTATCAAATTGGTAAAAATGATCATTGCCCCGGTCATTTTCATAACACTTACTCTGGGAATTGCCCACATGACTGATCTAAAAAAGGTAGGAAGAATTGCCGTAAAAGCCATGATTTATTTCTTCACCTTCTCTACCCTGGCTCTTATCATTGGTTTGGTAGTTGGAAATCTCTTACAGCCAGGCCATGGTTTAAATATTGATCCTTCTACTCTTACCGGAAATGTATCAGAATATCAGGAGAAAGCTCACGAGTCTACGCTGACAGGATTCATTATGAATATAATTCCTGAAACACTTTTCAGTCCATTGGTAGGTGACAATATTCTTCAGGTACTTCTTGTTGCAATTTTAATGGGAGTTGCATTGGTTTTAACAAAGGAAAAAAGTCAGAAAGTAACCGGTTTTCTTCAGGATTTGTCTGCTCCTATATTCAAGATTGTTCATATTCTGATGAAGCTTGCGCCAATAGGTGCTTTTGGTGCTATGGCATTTACCATAGGAAAATATGGTCTTCATTCTGTACTGAATCTTATATTCCTTGTTGCTACATTCTATATTACCTCTTTTCTTTTTGTTGTTTTAGTATTAGGAGCAGTAGCCTGGTATAATGGATTCAGCATTTTTAAACTGTTATTTTACCTTAAAGAAGAGCTTCTTTTAGTGTTAGGAACCAGTTCTTCAGAATCTGCACTTCCGGGAATTATGGAGAAAATGGAAAAAGCTGGCTGTTCGCGAACCATAGTTGGGCTTGTAGTTCCTACCGGATATTCTTTTAACCTTGATGGCACTAATATTTATATGACTCTCGCCTCTCTGTTTATAGCTCAAGCCCTCAATATTCATCTTCCTATTGAAAAGCAACTCATGCTTCTTTTGGTGGCAATGTTGAGTTCAAAAGGTGCAGCAGGTGTTACTGGTGCAGGTTTCGTAACATTGGCAGCAACTTTAGCAGTAGTTCCGGAAATTCCAATTGCGGGAATGACCTTAATTCTTGGAATTGATAAATTTATGAGTGAATGCCGTGCCTTAACAAATGTTATCGGGAACTCTGTAGCCACTGTAGTAGTAGCTAATTGGGAGAAACAACTGGATAAGGAACAGCTAAAATATTGTCTGGATAATCCTCATGTGATTGAGAAACAACTGGAGCAGTAATCTTGACAATAATGAATGTCAGTGATCAATTTTGCTTTGCAAGTGAATAGTGAATAAAAAGTGTATACTCTACATTCAGTAAATCTTGAACCTTATATCAAAATATTCAAGCTAGCTGGCTGTACTTTTACATGGATTGGTGATTCTATTTTATTAAATTCTCCATCCAAGTGCCAGTTTTTGGTATTGACTTTAAATGAAATTTCTGAAACAGGAAGATATGTGACGTATTCATCATCTTTTAATCTCTTGGTAAACATTCTGAAAGCAAACAATGCGGAATAAGTCAGTGGGAATTTTTTTCACCAATACCATATCTACCAATCCATCACTTTTGCTTGCTTGCGGTGCAATATAGGCGTTATTCCCAAATTGGCGGGTATTGGCAATATTCAGCATCAGGTATCTTCCATTGTACTGTTTGTATTCTTCATCAAAAAAAGTAACCTTGATAGGTCTATAGTTGAAGAACGTTTTCAATGAAACTTTGATATAGTTTTTGAAACCGCGACTGGTTTTTTCAAACTCTTTAACTACTTTTCCGTCAAATCCTGTTCCTGAAACATTGATGGAAAGTCTTTCGTTAACCGTAAAAGTATCAATTTTCCTGGACTGCTTAGCCTTTATTTTTTCTAAAAGCTCGTCCAGATTCTTACTGAAACGGGTTTCATTGGAAAATCCATTTCCTGAGCCTGCCGGAAAGATTGCCAATATTTTATCTGTAGAAATCAAATTCTTAGCTACGGTGGAAATAGTTCCATCGCCTCCGATTGCAACAAAAATATCTACCTCAT of the Chryseobacterium capnotolerans genome contains:
- the ggt gene encoding gamma-glutamyltransferase; amino-acid sequence: MKKILIASIILASHLSWAQFTDINIIKEVKVKNKGVVVSAHPLASEAGAKILRMGGNAYDAITATQYALAVVYPQAGNIGGGGFLVGVKNNGEKFTLDYRETAPKKASRDMYLDKNGKANTDLSQNGRLAVGIPGSVAGFFATLKYCKLPMEKIIQPAIDLAEQGFAITEQEADMLNNNKEHFKKHNKSAIIFVKDAPWKAGDLLIQKDLAETLKLIQKLGAKGFYEGKTADLLISEMKKGNGIITLEDLKNYKVAERKALEFEYKGNNVVSMPLPSSGGLLLAQMLRMASFENLEKYQQNSAQAVQIMTEAERRAFADRAEYMGDPDFIQDKTSYLISDEYLKGRWKSFSFDKATPSSEVGKIIEQPKESTQTTHISVLDKDGNAASVTTTLNGYYGSKVLVSGAGFFLNNEMDDFSIKPGVPNMFGAVGGEANAIQPNKRMLSSMTPTILLKNGKPYMVVGTPGGTTIPTSVYQSIVNVVDFKQNANIAVNAPKFHHQWLPETIKVENNFPESTIAELKKKNYTFEKVKQIGKTEVIVLDENGNIHAVADGRGDDSVAVE
- a CDS encoding metallophosphoesterase, whose protein sequence is MQKNFLIIAGIFLFLEVYIYQAVRTLTDNFWIRSSYWVISLLIYGIFAYEVTHFQKSDRSTVRAQIMISLFLVFILPKIFIVLFLLIDDLIRIGGYLIGFAKPSENFFPERRKFLSLVGLGMSGVLSALFIDGITFGKYRHKVRRVRVNFTNLPKSFKGYKIIQISDVHSGSFSDPSKLQHAVDLINEQKPDLVLFTGDMVNNVADEFKPFIPLFSQIKAKDGKFAVLGNHDYGDYVTWKSPAAKKENLDTLIGYEKQAGFDMLRNEHRVIEKNGEKIYILGVENWGLKPFPQFGKIDDALKGVPDSATKILMSHDPTHFDYVVKKHPKDIHLTLSGHTHGMQFGLDLKNIKWSPVQYKYPKWADLYESEGKLLYVNRGFGVLGYPGRVGVLPEITLFELS
- a CDS encoding dicarboxylate/amino acid:cation symporter, with the protein product MYNQLYFQVIIAITAGILLGNFYPELGEKMKPLGDGFIKLVKMIIAPVIFITLTLGIAHMTDLKKVGRIAVKAMIYFFTFSTLALIIGLVVGNLLQPGHGLNIDPSTLTGNVSEYQEKAHESTLTGFIMNIIPETLFSPLVGDNILQVLLVAILMGVALVLTKEKSQKVTGFLQDLSAPIFKIVHILMKLAPIGAFGAMAFTIGKYGLHSVLNLIFLVATFYITSFLFVVLVLGAVAWYNGFSIFKLLFYLKEELLLVLGTSSSESALPGIMEKMEKAGCSRTIVGLVVPTGYSFNLDGTNIYMTLASLFIAQALNIHLPIEKQLMLLLVAMLSSKGAAGVTGAGFVTLAATLAVVPEIPIAGMTLILGIDKFMSECRALTNVIGNSVATVVVANWEKQLDKEQLKYCLDNPHVIEKQLEQ
- a CDS encoding porin family protein, which produces MNKFLLKALVLTSVNVAVFANAQFRTRNRMDKLEDFDEQKFSWGFYLNGNKLGYRIVLHPTYGMKDNQNLVTSTKESYSFGAGLIAKWRLNDYLDVRVEPGLQFAQRQLTFNTQSNDDYAGGSVTNPPFTPIPLQEKDKVRDIKSTLVDIPVLLELHGRRWYNSRPYVAAGVNYIVNLQSNSSSTDDNMQQIFRSTTHNFAWSAEMGIQFYFNKFKLTPAIRGTFFMNNEKVADNATTPPYWASAVSTLQTRAIMFVLKFE
- a CDS encoding 3-oxoacyl-ACP synthase III family protein, producing MPNTIIIGSGSYIPNRVIGRDYFMNSEFYTEDGVKIEKPVEETIAKFVEITEIENRRFIEDDLSNSQIGYEAAKIALEDAKVNGEELDYIIYASNFGEVTENGYADFMPTMAARVKNKLGIKNRKCVTYDMIFGCPGWVEGMILADNLIKAKAAKTILIIGAETLSRVTDPHDRNRMIFADGAGAVVVKATNEENVGIIAHNTICDNGPELNYLENQPSINKEVDQKRLYVRMLGRKIYEYALKNVPVAIKDTITDAGLSIEDIDKILIHQANAKMDYAMIERLHRLYDVKEYDHAISPMTIQDLGNTSVATIPTMYDLIIKGKMEGQSFKENGNIVMTSVGAGMNINAIVYRFP
- a CDS encoding polysaccharide deacetylase family protein, with translation MILLTFNIAKIEAGTKKDFQITGDERLKITEENTKAILRILDIHDTKASFFVEISLTEKLQNLIKAISSKGHEIAFYNQGSSLEEIENAKKNIQDLLEKQIRGIRQKDVKIPQENLKLLEFNYVSNIDNANILFPFKRLKRDTEITEEDGLSIVPESISPYSQLPYNDFVFQILPMKYYQNMVMETLQNEEFVLIYLNIWQFTDFNKYRFDIPFYRALFSGRKMEDKLEDFLSFINEKEMATSRMKDYIF